The proteins below come from a single Ostrinia nubilalis chromosome Z, ilOstNubi1.1, whole genome shotgun sequence genomic window:
- the LOC135086972 gene encoding uncharacterized protein LOC135086972 isoform X1, protein MVKLEEESVPGLMQVLIDYGVDPEMARIGSRSRVAPHDVETFMEYLNTVQLQKDQNIDQYMIRINSMQVVEGLMRYHEKRRKMAKPGQPTYFGNENGQNVRKQEFKKRRPIRIPKRKVKPAFELEVHVVQPPAQVPNDN, encoded by the exons ATGGTTAAATTAGAGGAAGAGTCAGTCCCCGGCCTCATGCAGGTGCTGATTGATTATGGC GTGGACCCAGAAATGGCCCGCATTGGGTCCAGGTCTAGGGTCGCCCCCCACGACGTAGAGACG TTCATGGAGTACCTGAACACGGTTCAGCTGCAGAAGGATCAGAACATCGAtca GTACATGATCCGCATCAACAGCATGCAAGTGGTCGAGGGCCTCATGCGATACCACGAGAAGAGGCGCAAGATGGCGAAGCCTGGCCAGCCCACCTACTTCGGGAACGAGAACGGCCAGAACGTGCGCAAGCAGGAGTTCAAGAAGCGCCGCCCCATCCGCATTCCCAAGAGGAAGGTGAAGCCGGCCTTCGAGCTCGAGGTCCACGTGGTGCAGCCACCCGCTCAGGTGCCCAACGACAACTAA
- the LOC135086972 gene encoding uncharacterized protein LOC135086972 isoform X6: MCVLNLLEFLGVDPEMARIGSRSRVAPHDVETFMEYLNTVQLQKDQNIDQYMIRINSMQVVEGLMRYHEKRRKMAKPGQPTYFGNENGQNVRKQEFKKRRPIRIPKRKVKPAFELEVHVVQPPAQVPNDN, encoded by the exons ATGTGTGTTCTTAACTTGTTGGAGTTTCTGGGG GTGGACCCAGAAATGGCCCGCATTGGGTCCAGGTCTAGGGTCGCCCCCCACGACGTAGAGACG TTCATGGAGTACCTGAACACGGTTCAGCTGCAGAAGGATCAGAACATCGAtca GTACATGATCCGCATCAACAGCATGCAAGTGGTCGAGGGCCTCATGCGATACCACGAGAAGAGGCGCAAGATGGCGAAGCCTGGCCAGCCCACCTACTTCGGGAACGAGAACGGCCAGAACGTGCGCAAGCAGGAGTTCAAGAAGCGCCGCCCCATCCGCATTCCCAAGAGGAAGGTGAAGCCGGCCTTCGAGCTCGAGGTCCACGTGGTGCAGCCACCCGCTCAGGTGCCCAACGACAACTAA
- the LOC135086972 gene encoding uncharacterized protein LOC135086972 isoform X4, with the protein MVKLEEESVPGLMQVLIDYGVDPEMARIGSRSRVAPHDVETFMEYLNTVQLQKDQNIDQYMIRINSMQVVEGLMRYHEKRRKMAKPGQPTYFGNENGQNVRKQEFKKRRPIRIPKRKVKPAFELEVHVVQPPAQVPNDN; encoded by the exons ATGGTTAAATTGGAGGAAGAGTCGGTCCCCGGCCTCATGCAGGTGCTGATTGATTATGGC GTGGACCCAGAAATGGCCCGCATTGGGTCCAGGTCTAGGGTCGCCCCCCACGACGTAGAGACG TTCATGGAGTACCTGAACACGGTTCAGCTGCAGAAGGATCAGAACATCGAtca GTACATGATCCGCATCAACAGCATGCAAGTGGTCGAGGGCCTCATGCGATACCACGAGAAGAGGCGCAAGATGGCGAAGCCTGGCCAGCCCACCTACTTCGGGAACGAGAACGGCCAGAACGTGCGCAAGCAGGAGTTCAAGAAGCGCCGCCCCATCCGCATTCCCAAGAGGAAGGTGAAGCCGGCCTTCGAGCTCGAGGTCCACGTGGTGCAGCCACCCGCTCAGGTGCCCAACGACAACTAA
- the LOC135086972 gene encoding uncharacterized protein LOC135086972 isoform X5 → MPGRVVPEGKVLVSFNVDPEMARIGSRSRVAPHDVETFMEYLNTVQLQKDQNIDQYMIRINSMQVVEGLMRYHEKRRKMAKPGQPTYFGNENGQNVRKQEFKKRRPIRIPKRKVKPAFELEVHVVQPPAQVPNDN, encoded by the exons ATGCCAGGCAGGGTGGTGCCTGAGGGGAAGGTCCTCGTTTCGTTTAac GTGGACCCAGAAATGGCCCGCATTGGGTCCAGGTCTAGGGTCGCCCCCCACGACGTAGAGACG TTCATGGAGTACCTGAACACGGTTCAGCTGCAGAAGGATCAGAACATCGAtca GTACATGATCCGCATCAACAGCATGCAAGTGGTCGAGGGCCTCATGCGATACCACGAGAAGAGGCGCAAGATGGCGAAGCCTGGCCAGCCCACCTACTTCGGGAACGAGAACGGCCAGAACGTGCGCAAGCAGGAGTTCAAGAAGCGCCGCCCCATCCGCATTCCCAAGAGGAAGGTGAAGCCGGCCTTCGAGCTCGAGGTCCACGTGGTGCAGCCACCCGCTCAGGTGCCCAACGACAACTAA
- the LOC135086972 gene encoding uncharacterized protein LOC135086972 isoform X3, which produces MVKLEEESVPGLMQVLIDYGVDPEMARIGSRSRVAPHDVETFMEYLNTVQLQKDQNIDQYMIRINSMQVVEGLMRYHEKRRKMAKPGQPTYFGNENGQNVRKQEFKKRRPIRIPKRKVKPAFELEVHVVQPPAQVPNDN; this is translated from the exons ATGGTTAAATTAGAGGAAGAGTCGGTCCCCGGCCTCATGCAGGTGCTGATTGATTATGGC GTGGACCCAGAAATGGCCCGCATTGGGTCCAGGTCTAGGGTCGCCCCCCACGACGTAGAGACG TTCATGGAGTACCTGAACACGGTTCAGCTGCAGAAGGATCAGAACATCGAtca GTACATGATCCGCATCAACAGCATGCAAGTGGTCGAGGGCCTCATGCGATACCACGAGAAGAGGCGCAAGATGGCGAAGCCTGGCCAGCCCACCTACTTCGGGAACGAGAACGGCCAGAACGTGCGCAAGCAGGAGTTCAAGAAGCGCCGCCCCATCCGCATTCCCAAGAGGAAGGTGAAGCCGGCCTTCGAGCTCGAGGTCCACGTGGTGCAGCCACCCGCTCAGGTGCCCAACGACAACTAA
- the LOC135086972 gene encoding uncharacterized protein LOC135086972 isoform X7, whose amino-acid sequence MARIGSRSRVAPHDVETFMEYLNTVQLQKDQNIDQYMIRINSMQVVEGLMRYHEKRRKMAKPGQPTYFGNENGQNVRKQEFKKRRPIRIPKRKVKPAFELEVHVVQPPAQVPNDN is encoded by the exons ATGGCCCGCATTGGGTCCAGGTCTAGGGTCGCCCCCCACGACGTAGAGACG TTCATGGAGTACCTGAACACGGTTCAGCTGCAGAAGGATCAGAACATCGAtca GTACATGATCCGCATCAACAGCATGCAAGTGGTCGAGGGCCTCATGCGATACCACGAGAAGAGGCGCAAGATGGCGAAGCCTGGCCAGCCCACCTACTTCGGGAACGAGAACGGCCAGAACGTGCGCAAGCAGGAGTTCAAGAAGCGCCGCCCCATCCGCATTCCCAAGAGGAAGGTGAAGCCGGCCTTCGAGCTCGAGGTCCACGTGGTGCAGCCACCCGCTCAGGTGCCCAACGACAACTAA
- the LOC135086972 gene encoding uncharacterized protein LOC135086972 isoform X2 translates to MVKLEEESVPGLMQVLIDYGVDPEMARIGSRSRVAPHDVETFMEYLNTVQLQKDQNIDQYMIRINSMQVVEGLMRYHEKRRKMAKPGQPTYFGNENGQNVRKQEFKKRRPIRIPKRKVKPAFELEVHVVQPPAQVPNDN, encoded by the exons ATGGTTAAATTAGAGGAAGAGTCGGTCCCCGGCCTCATGCAGGTGCTGATTGATTATGGA GTGGACCCAGAAATGGCCCGCATTGGGTCCAGGTCTAGGGTCGCCCCCCACGACGTAGAGACG TTCATGGAGTACCTGAACACGGTTCAGCTGCAGAAGGATCAGAACATCGAtca GTACATGATCCGCATCAACAGCATGCAAGTGGTCGAGGGCCTCATGCGATACCACGAGAAGAGGCGCAAGATGGCGAAGCCTGGCCAGCCCACCTACTTCGGGAACGAGAACGGCCAGAACGTGCGCAAGCAGGAGTTCAAGAAGCGCCGCCCCATCCGCATTCCCAAGAGGAAGGTGAAGCCGGCCTTCGAGCTCGAGGTCCACGTGGTGCAGCCACCCGCTCAGGTGCCCAACGACAACTAA